The genomic interval AGGTCGACACGGGGCTGCTGAGGCGTAGCCAGCCCGGGCTCGATACGGGACTTGAGCGAAGCGACCTCGGGCTCGACGCGCGGCTTGGGCATCTCGATCCCTGGCTCGATACGAGGCCTGGGCGTGGCAACTTCAGGCTCGATGCGTGGCTTCGGCGCTGCGCCCATGAGCTCGCTACGAGGCTTGCGCGACGGGGAGGACTCCGGCGGACGCTGGAATCTGGCCGGAACATCCACGATGGCTGCGGTGCGGCGCCGAGCTGCAGGCTTGATCGTGGCCGGCTCTTCGTGCACCTCGACCAGCGGCTCCGCGATGCGCGGTTCGGCCACCTGGAACGACTCGCCCCTAGGCTCATCGGCCATGCGGGGCTTGACCGGTCTCTCGGCTTCGCGCAGCTGGGCAACCAGTCGTCTGCGCTCGGCCAGGGTCCCCCACCAACGCCCGACGGCGCCCTGCACCAACTCGAACAAATCGAGGGTGATCTTGCCAGTCAGATCCATGACCCTGAACCAGGACAGATCGGCGAACACTGTCAGTCCGAAAAGGAACAGCGAGAGGAACATCAGCGTGCTGCCCTGCACGTTGAGCGCGTCCAGAGCGAGTTTGCCTAAAACCGAGCCCAAGGCACCGCCGGTAGAGGCTGGCAGATCAGTGGCGGAATGGAAATGAATGTACGCCAGCGCGGAGCCCGCAGGGATCAGGATCGCCAGGCCGGTCAGGCGCCATGAAAACAGCCAGCCATTCCAAGGCCAAGGCTCATGACGTGCCCGGAACGCCTGAGCCGTCTTGATCACCAGCAGCAGGGGAAAGAGGTAGGCGAAATAGCCAAGGGCCATGAACAGGATGTCGGCGAGCCAGGCGCCTGCCCGACCCGCAGAATTCTGCACCTGCGCCACATTGCTGCTGTGACTCCAGCCGGGATCGGACGAATCGTAGCTCAGCAGCGCCATCCAGAGGTACAGGCAGAGCGCACTCAAGGCGATCAGGGCACCTTCCTTGAGGCGTGAACTCAGCTGTTGCTGCCACGCCGGAAGCCGTACTTTTGTAGAGGATTTCTTCAAAACGCTTCTTTTCCTGCGCCAACGGCGCGTTCCATCCAGGTTACGTGTCGGTCGAGAGCCAAGCGCACGGCAGCGACGGCTGAGGCCTTAGTTGAGCCACAGTCACGCTCAGTGTTGTAGCCAGACTCAGACTACTCATTTATGAGGAATGAATTCCATGCCTCAAGCCGGATTTCGTCTTTACCGTCTGAGCCTGCCTTCGTGGCGTCCTTGACTCCAGCCTGTCGTCGATACGCCCGGCTATTCCTAGTCAGGAATGACAATACCGGCTCTTTGAGAATCCCCTATTGTACGATTTTGCCTATCCGATGCCATGCAGAGGGCCTTCCTCCCCTTTTTGCCGACCTCTCGTGCTTCGGTGTAGCATAGTCGACCATCATTGCCATGCTGCTTTATTGGAGCATGCATTTTCTTTTGTGACAAAGGCTTACGGGGACTTTTTATGAATGATGTCAAGCATTCGCGGCTGATCATCCTGGGCTCCGGCCCAGCTGGCTATACTGCTGCCGTCTATGCTGCACGCGCCAATCTGAAGCCCCTGCTGATCACCGGCATCCAGCCCGGCGGCCAACTGACCACGACCACCGAAGTGGACAACTGGCCCGGCGACGTCGAAGGCTTGACCGGCCCCGGCCTGATGGAGCGCATGCAGAAACATGCCGAGCGCTTCGACACCGAGATCGCCTACGACCACATCCATACTGCCAAGTTGCAGCAGCGCCCCTTCACCCTGATCGGCGACACTGCGACCTACACCTGTGACGCGCTGATCATCGCCACGGGAGCCTCGGCCCAGTACCTCGGCCTGCCCTCCGAGGAAGCATTCTCCGGCAAGGGCGTTTCCGCCTGCGCCACCTGCGATGGCTTCTTCTATCGCAATCAGGTGGTTTGCGTGATCGGCGGTGGCAATACTGCGGTGGAAGAGGCCTTATATCTGTCAAATATTGCCAAGGAGGTCCACCTGATCCATCGCCGTGACAAGTTGCGCGCCGAGAAGATCCTGCAGGACAAGCTCTTCGAGAAGGCCCGGAACGGCAATATTCGCCTGCATTGGAACCAGACCCTGGACGAAGTGCTCGGCGACGCCTCCGGAGTAACCGGCGTACGCCTGAAGGACACACTGAGCGGGACCACCGAGACGCTGCCCCTGACCGGCGTCTTCATCGCCATCGGTCACAAGCCCAATACAGAACTATTCCAGGGCCAGCTTGAGATGCACGATGGCTACTTGACGATCAAGGGCGGCAGCTCGGGTGATGCCACCGCCACCAGCATCGAAGGCATTTTCGCTGCTGGCGATGTAGCCGACCATGTCTATCGCCAAGCCATCACCTCGGCAGGCGCCGGCTGCATGGCTGCCCTGGATGCCGAGCGCTATCTGGACAGCTGATCGACTCGGCGGGCTTCGGCCCGCCCCTCCTCCATTCATAACTGCTCACACTGCGGCGTCAACATGCTGACTTGTCTGCAACGCGACAGCCTGAACTTCCCCCCCTTGGAGAGAGCCTTGCGCGACCCCAATGGCCTGCTGGCTGTTGGAGGCGACCTCTCGTCCGAACGCCTGATCCAGGCCTACCGGCATGGCTGCTTTCCCTGGTACCAGGCGGGACAACCCATTCTCTGGTGGTCGCCGGACCCACGCACCGTGCTGTTTCCTCATGAGCTGCATGTCTCCCGCAGCCTTCGCAAAGTCCTCCGCCAGGAGCGCTTTCAAGTGTCCTTCGATCGAGACTTTTCCGCCGTGATCGAGGCTTGTGCCGGCCCGCGCGACTATGCCGACGGCACCTGGATAACTCCAGAAATGAGAAAGGCCTATCAGGAGCTTCACCGCCGCGGCATCGCTCACTCGGTTGAAGTCTGGCAGAGCGGCACTCTCGTCGGAGGACTCTATGGCTTGGCGATTGGCCAACTATTCTTTGGCGAGTCCATGTTCAGCCATACCGACAATGCATCCAAGGTTGGCTTTGCAACGCTGGTGAGACGACTCGAGCAATGGGGCTTCGTGCTGATCGACTGCCAGATGCCTACCGAGCACCTGCAGAGCCTTGGCGCCCGCAGCATTCCCCGCACCGAGTTCTCCGACTTTTTGAAACGCCATCTGGACCTGCCGAATACGGCTGACTGGGTCGCCTAGTAGAGGCCCACAGCCTGGCATACACTTGATGAGTGCCGCTGAACGATCACGGCACGCCAAGAGCTTTCCGGGGGTTGATCATGACCGAGCTGGCTCGTCTCAAGTTCTACGCCACGCAACCGCACGCCTGCAGCTATCTGCCCGACGAGCAGGCGACGACCCTGTTCCTTGATCCCAGCCAGCCCATGGACATGCACGTCTATGCGGAGCTCTCAGACCTAGGATTCCGGCGCAGCGGCGATCACCTTTATCGCCCTCATTGCCAGGGCTGCAACGCCTGCATCCCGGCTCGCATCCCTGCCAGGGGCTTCTCACCGAATCGCCAGCAGCGGCGCATCCTGAAACGCAATACAGATCTCTCGGTACGAGCCGTACGCCCCAGCTTCACCGAGGAGTATTACAAACTGTATGCACGCTATATCGAACAGCGCCATGCCGACGGCGATATGCATCCTCCCAATCGAGACCAGTTCTGTACCTTCCTGGTACGCGACCTACCCTTTTCCCGCTTCTACGAGTTTCGCCTTGCCGGGCGCCTGCTGGCCGTCGCCGTGACCGACGTGCTCTCCAACGGCCTTTCAGCGGTCTATACCTTCTACGACCCCAATGAGGAGCGGCGCAGCCTCGGCCGCTATGCGATTCTCTGGCAAATTGACGAAGCGGCACGCCTAGGCCTGCAGGCGGTGTATCTGGGTTATTGGATCAAGAATTGCCGAAAGATGAACTACAAGACCCAATATCGCCCGATTGAATTGCTGGTAAATCATCGCTGGGTCACTTTGACCTGAGAACTCTTGGCGTCAACAGCCATTTTCAGGCACAATGCACGCCGTTTTGCTCGGCGTGCCAACTACGTTGGGCCATTCACTGCATACCGAGGGCTTTATTGAATGTCGAAAGAAGACAGCTTCGAAATGGAAGGCACTGTCGTCGACACCCTGCCCAACACCATGTTCCGCGTGGAGTTGGAAAACGGGCACGTCGTTACCGCGCATATTTCCGGCAAGATGCGCAAGAATTACATCCGTATCCTCACCGGGGACAAGGTACGCGTCGAGCTGACTCCTTACGACCTGAGCAAGGGCCGCATCACCTATCGCGCCCGCTGAGACGGACCCAATAAAAACGCCCGGCCAAGCCGGGCGTTTTTCATTCCAACGACCTCTCGTCGCAACTGCACTCAGGCCACTTCGGCGGCAGTCTCGAAATCGAACGAAAGCTCTCCACCCTTCAGGTCGATATGCACCATTCCTCCGTGCTCGGCCAGTTCGCCAAAGAGAATCTCCTCGGCCAAGGGACGCTTGATCTTGTCCTGAATCAGGCGAGCCATCGGCCGCGCACCCATCTGAGCATCATATCCATGCTCGGCAAGCCAACCACGCGCCTGCTCGGAAACATCCAGCTGTACATGCTTGTCTTCCAGCTGCGCCTGAAGCTCGGTAAGGAACTTGTCAACGATGCTCTTGATCACCTCATGACTCAGACGACCGAACTGGATAATGGTGTCCAAACGGTTGCGGAACTCGGGCGTGAAGCTCTTCTTGATCACCTCCATGGCATCGGAAGAGTGATCCTGCAAGGTGAAGCCGATCGAGGCACGGGCCGCGGTCTCCGCACCGGCGTTGGTGGTCATGATGATGATGACACTGCGGAAATCAGCCTTGCGCCCGTTGTTGTCGGTCAGCGTGCCATGGTCCATGACCTGCAGGAGCAGGTTGAACACTTCGGGATGCGCCTTTTCGATCTCGTCCAACAACAGTACGCAGTGCGGCTGCTTGGTGATCGCCTCGGTCAAAAGCCCTCCCTGGTCGAAGCCGACATACCCCGGAGGCGCGCCGATCAGACGCGAAACGGTGTGCCGCTCCATATACTCGGACATGTCGAAGCGCACCAGTTCCACCCCTAGCGCCTTGGCCAACTGCCGAGCGACTTCGGTCTTGCCCACCCCTGTAGGTCCAGCGAAGAGGAAGGAGCCGACCGGCTTGTCCGGCGATTTCAGGCCAGCCCGCGACAGCTTGATTGCCGTGGCGAGCGAGTCGATCGCGGCATCCTGACCGAATACGGTCAATTTGAGATCGCGCTCGAGGTTGCGCAGCAACTCCTTGTCGGAGGTGGAGACATGCTTGGGCGGAATACGGGCGATCTTGGCAACGATGTCCTC from Azotobacter salinestris carries:
- the trxB gene encoding thioredoxin-disulfide reductase produces the protein MNDVKHSRLIILGSGPAGYTAAVYAARANLKPLLITGIQPGGQLTTTTEVDNWPGDVEGLTGPGLMERMQKHAERFDTEIAYDHIHTAKLQQRPFTLIGDTATYTCDALIIATGASAQYLGLPSEEAFSGKGVSACATCDGFFYRNQVVCVIGGGNTAVEEALYLSNIAKEVHLIHRRDKLRAEKILQDKLFEKARNGNIRLHWNQTLDEVLGDASGVTGVRLKDTLSGTTETLPLTGVFIAIGHKPNTELFQGQLEMHDGYLTIKGGSSGDATATSIEGIFAAGDVADHVYRQAITSAGAGCMAALDAERYLDS
- the aat gene encoding leucyl/phenylalanyl-tRNA--protein transferase, yielding MLTCLQRDSLNFPPLERALRDPNGLLAVGGDLSSERLIQAYRHGCFPWYQAGQPILWWSPDPRTVLFPHELHVSRSLRKVLRQERFQVSFDRDFSAVIEACAGPRDYADGTWITPEMRKAYQELHRRGIAHSVEVWQSGTLVGGLYGLAIGQLFFGESMFSHTDNASKVGFATLVRRLEQWGFVLIDCQMPTEHLQSLGARSIPRTEFSDFLKRHLDLPNTADWVA
- a CDS encoding arginyltransferase, whose protein sequence is MTELARLKFYATQPHACSYLPDEQATTLFLDPSQPMDMHVYAELSDLGFRRSGDHLYRPHCQGCNACIPARIPARGFSPNRQQRRILKRNTDLSVRAVRPSFTEEYYKLYARYIEQRHADGDMHPPNRDQFCTFLVRDLPFSRFYEFRLAGRLLAVAVTDVLSNGLSAVYTFYDPNEERRSLGRYAILWQIDEAARLGLQAVYLGYWIKNCRKMNYKTQYRPIELLVNHRWVTLT
- the infA gene encoding translation initiation factor IF-1, whose amino-acid sequence is MSKEDSFEMEGTVVDTLPNTMFRVELENGHVVTAHISGKMRKNYIRILTGDKVRVELTPYDLSKGRITYRAR